A single genomic interval of Bos javanicus breed banteng chromosome 8, ARS-OSU_banteng_1.0, whole genome shotgun sequence harbors:
- the KIF12 gene encoding kinesin-like protein KIF12 isoform X1 translates to MEERGSPDGDPARNLEQGPEGPETPIQVVLRVRPMSAAELRRGEQSVLHCSGTRTLQVSPPGGGPDVAFRFGAVLDGASTQDDVFRACGVRRLGELALRGFSCTVFTFGQTGSGKTYTLTGPPPQGEGVPVPPSLAGIMQRTFTWLLDRVQHLDVPVTLHASYLEIYNEQIRDLLSLGAPRPLPVRWNKTRGFYVEQLRVVEFGSLGALMELLQMGLSRRRSSAHTLNQASSRSHALLTLYISHQTPLPSPHGALILQPQQMPPVDAGELPAGGKLCFVDLAGSEKVVATGSRGELMLEANSINRSLLALGHCISLLLDPQRKQSHIPFRDSKLTKLLADSLGGHGVTLMVACVSPSAQCLPETLSTLRYASRAQRVTTRPQAPRPPKAKPPQHLETELLQLQEENLHLRSQLGQMDPKASGLSGARAAWAQRNLYGMLQEFMLENERLRKEKKQLQSSRDLAHGEQRILAQQVRELERRLLSACYLQQSGPAPPCPCVMVPPLLCHAPPPLCPRCELCPLCRAPLAHWACPRRELHLPQVFGSKAPGDWPLSARPPPWAPPCCPSSAKCSRERSRSEWTQTQVLAEMLTKEKVMPSAPPLPAGPLNASPVLRGGAAVPNLARRLEALRDQIGTSLRRGRSQPPPR, encoded by the exons CCGCGCGGAACCTGGAGCAGGGGCCGGAGGGGCCAGAAACGCCCATCCAGGTGGTGCTCAG GGTGCGTCCCATGAGCGCTGCCGAGCTGCGTCGAGGGGAGCAGAGCGTGCTGCACTGCTCAGGGACCCGGACTCTGCAG GTGAGCCCCCCGGGCGGGGGCCCGGACGTGGCTTTCCGCTTCGGCGCGGTGCTGGACGGAGCGAGCACCCAAGATGACGTGTTCCGTGCGTGCGGCGTGCGGCGTCTGGGCGAGCTGGCGCTGCGCGG CTTCTCCTGCACGGTCTTCACCTTCGGCCAGACCGGCTCCGGGAAGACCTACACCCTGACCGGACCTCCTCCCCAG GGAGAGGGGGTGCCTGTACCCCCCAGCCTGGCTGGCATCATGCAGAGGACCTTCACCTGGCTGTTAGACCGTGTGCAGCACCTGGATGTTCCTGTCACTCTCCATGCTTCTTACCTGGAGATCTACAATGAGCAG ATTCGGGACTTGCTGAGTCTGGGGGCTCCCCGGCCCCTCCCTGTTCGCTGGAACAAGACCCGGGGCTTCTATGTGGAGCAGCTGCGGGTGGTGGAGTTTGGGAGCCTGGGGGCCCTCATGGAACTTCTGCAAATGG GTCTTAGCCGTCGAAGGAGCTCCGCTCACACCCTGAACCAGGCCTCCAGCCGAAGCCATGCTCTGCTCACACTCTACATCAGCCACCAAACT CCCCTCCCAAGTCCCCATGGAGCCCTGATCCTCCAGCCCCAGCAGATGCCTCCTGTGGACGCCGGGGAACTCCCTGCCGGGGGGAAGCTGTGCTTTGTAGACCTGGCCGGCAGTGAGAAGGTGGTGGCCACAGGATCCCGTGGGGAGCTGATGCTTGAGGCCAACAGCATCAACCGCAGCCTGCTGGCCCTGG GTCACTGCATCTCGCTGCTGCTGGACCCTCAGCGGAAGCAGAGCCACATCCCCTTCCGGGACAGCAAGCTCACCAAGCTGCTGGCAGATTCGCTAGGGGGGCATGGGGTCACCCTCATG GTGGCCTGCGTGTCCCCCTCAGCCCAGTGCCTTCCCGAGACCCTCAGCACCCTGCGATATGCAAGCCGAGCTCAGCGGGTCACCACTCGGCCACAGGCCCCCAGG CCCCCCAAGGCAAAGCCGCCCCAGCACCTGGAGACTGAGCTATTGCAGCTGCAGGAGGAGAACCTTCACCTGCGGTCCCAACTGGGCCAAATGGACCCCAAGG CCTCTGGACTCAGTGGGGCCCGGGCGGCCTGGGCTCAGCGGAACCTCTACGGGATGCTGCAGGAGTTCATGCTGGAGAATGAGAGGCTCAG GAAAGAGAAGAAGCAGCTGCAGAGCAGCCGGGACCTGGCCCACGGCGAGCAGCGCATCCTGGCCCAACAGGTCCGCGAGCTGGAGCG GCGTCTCCTCTCTGCCTGCTACCTTCAGCAGTCAGGCCCCGCCCCACCATGTCCCTGTGTGATGGTGCCACCTCTCCTGTGCCAC GCCCCGCCACCCCTCTGCCCCCGCTGCGAACTCTGCCCCCTGTGCCGTGCACCGCTGGCCCACTGGGCCTGCCCACGGAGGGAACTCCACCTGCCCCAG GTGTTTGGCTCTAAGGCCCCAGGTGACTGGCCCCTGTCCGCCCGGCCCCCGCCCTGGGCACCCCCATGCTGCCCTAGCTCTGCCAAGTGCTCGAGAGAGAG GAGTCGCAGTGAGTGGACTCAGACCCAGGTTCTGGCGGAGATGCTGACCAAGGAGAAAGTGATGCCCTCTGCACCTCCCCTGCCCGCGGGGCCGCTAAACGCATCACCAGTGCTGAGAG GTGGGGCTGCAGTTCCAAACCTGGCCCGGAGACTGGAGGCCCTCAGAGACCAAATTGGCACCTCCCTGCGACGTGGCCGGAGCCAGCCACCCCCTCGCTGA
- the KIF12 gene encoding kinesin-like protein KIF12 isoform X3, translating into MEERGSPDGDPARNLEQGPEGPETPIQVVLRVRPMSAAELRRGEQSVLHCSGTRTLQVSPPGGGPDVAFRFGAVLDGASTQDDVFRACGVRRLGELALRGFSCTVFTFGQTGSGKTYTLTGPPPQGEGVPVPPSLAGIMQRTFTWLLDRVQHLDVPVTLHASYLEIYNEQIRDLLSLGAPRPLPVRWNKTRGFYVEQLRVVEFGSLGALMELLQMGLSRRRSSAHTLNQASSRSHALLTLYISHQTPLPSPHGALILQPQQMPPVDAGELPAGGKLCFVDLAGSEKVVATGSRGELMLEANSINRSLLALGHCISLLLDPQRKQSHIPFRDSKLTKLLADSLGGHGVTLMVACVSPSAQCLPETLSTLRYASRAQRVTTRPQAPRPPKAKPPQHLETELLQLQEENLHLRSQLGQMDPKASGLSGARAAWAQRNLYGMLQEFMLENERLRKEKKQLQSSRDLAHGEQRILAQQVRELERRLLSACYLQQSGPAPPCPCVMVPPLLCHVFGSKAPGDWPLSARPPPWAPPCCPSSAKCSRERSRSEWTQTQVLAEMLTKEKVMPSAPPLPAGPLNASPVLRGGAAVPNLARRLEALRDQIGTSLRRGRSQPPPR; encoded by the exons CCGCGCGGAACCTGGAGCAGGGGCCGGAGGGGCCAGAAACGCCCATCCAGGTGGTGCTCAG GGTGCGTCCCATGAGCGCTGCCGAGCTGCGTCGAGGGGAGCAGAGCGTGCTGCACTGCTCAGGGACCCGGACTCTGCAG GTGAGCCCCCCGGGCGGGGGCCCGGACGTGGCTTTCCGCTTCGGCGCGGTGCTGGACGGAGCGAGCACCCAAGATGACGTGTTCCGTGCGTGCGGCGTGCGGCGTCTGGGCGAGCTGGCGCTGCGCGG CTTCTCCTGCACGGTCTTCACCTTCGGCCAGACCGGCTCCGGGAAGACCTACACCCTGACCGGACCTCCTCCCCAG GGAGAGGGGGTGCCTGTACCCCCCAGCCTGGCTGGCATCATGCAGAGGACCTTCACCTGGCTGTTAGACCGTGTGCAGCACCTGGATGTTCCTGTCACTCTCCATGCTTCTTACCTGGAGATCTACAATGAGCAG ATTCGGGACTTGCTGAGTCTGGGGGCTCCCCGGCCCCTCCCTGTTCGCTGGAACAAGACCCGGGGCTTCTATGTGGAGCAGCTGCGGGTGGTGGAGTTTGGGAGCCTGGGGGCCCTCATGGAACTTCTGCAAATGG GTCTTAGCCGTCGAAGGAGCTCCGCTCACACCCTGAACCAGGCCTCCAGCCGAAGCCATGCTCTGCTCACACTCTACATCAGCCACCAAACT CCCCTCCCAAGTCCCCATGGAGCCCTGATCCTCCAGCCCCAGCAGATGCCTCCTGTGGACGCCGGGGAACTCCCTGCCGGGGGGAAGCTGTGCTTTGTAGACCTGGCCGGCAGTGAGAAGGTGGTGGCCACAGGATCCCGTGGGGAGCTGATGCTTGAGGCCAACAGCATCAACCGCAGCCTGCTGGCCCTGG GTCACTGCATCTCGCTGCTGCTGGACCCTCAGCGGAAGCAGAGCCACATCCCCTTCCGGGACAGCAAGCTCACCAAGCTGCTGGCAGATTCGCTAGGGGGGCATGGGGTCACCCTCATG GTGGCCTGCGTGTCCCCCTCAGCCCAGTGCCTTCCCGAGACCCTCAGCACCCTGCGATATGCAAGCCGAGCTCAGCGGGTCACCACTCGGCCACAGGCCCCCAGG CCCCCCAAGGCAAAGCCGCCCCAGCACCTGGAGACTGAGCTATTGCAGCTGCAGGAGGAGAACCTTCACCTGCGGTCCCAACTGGGCCAAATGGACCCCAAGG CCTCTGGACTCAGTGGGGCCCGGGCGGCCTGGGCTCAGCGGAACCTCTACGGGATGCTGCAGGAGTTCATGCTGGAGAATGAGAGGCTCAG GAAAGAGAAGAAGCAGCTGCAGAGCAGCCGGGACCTGGCCCACGGCGAGCAGCGCATCCTGGCCCAACAGGTCCGCGAGCTGGAGCG GCGTCTCCTCTCTGCCTGCTACCTTCAGCAGTCAGGCCCCGCCCCACCATGTCCCTGTGTGATGGTGCCACCTCTCCTGTGCCAC GTGTTTGGCTCTAAGGCCCCAGGTGACTGGCCCCTGTCCGCCCGGCCCCCGCCCTGGGCACCCCCATGCTGCCCTAGCTCTGCCAAGTGCTCGAGAGAGAG GAGTCGCAGTGAGTGGACTCAGACCCAGGTTCTGGCGGAGATGCTGACCAAGGAGAAAGTGATGCCCTCTGCACCTCCCCTGCCCGCGGGGCCGCTAAACGCATCACCAGTGCTGAGAG GTGGGGCTGCAGTTCCAAACCTGGCCCGGAGACTGGAGGCCCTCAGAGACCAAATTGGCACCTCCCTGCGACGTGGCCGGAGCCAGCCACCCCCTCGCTGA
- the KIF12 gene encoding kinesin-like protein KIF12 isoform X2: MEERGSPDGDPARNLEQGPEGPETPIQVVLRVRPMSAAELRRGEQSVLHCSGTRTLQVSPPGGGPDVAFRFGAVLDGASTQDDVFRACGVRRLGELALRGFSCTVFTFGQTGSGKTYTLTGPPPQGEGVPVPPSLAGIMQRTFTWLLDRVQHLDVPVTLHASYLEIYNEQIRDLLSLGAPRPLPVRWNKTRGFYVEQLRVVEFGSLGALMELLQMGLSRRRSSAHTLNQASSRSHALLTLYISHQTPQQMPPVDAGELPAGGKLCFVDLAGSEKVVATGSRGELMLEANSINRSLLALGHCISLLLDPQRKQSHIPFRDSKLTKLLADSLGGHGVTLMVACVSPSAQCLPETLSTLRYASRAQRVTTRPQAPRPPKAKPPQHLETELLQLQEENLHLRSQLGQMDPKASGLSGARAAWAQRNLYGMLQEFMLENERLRKEKKQLQSSRDLAHGEQRILAQQVRELERRLLSACYLQQSGPAPPCPCVMVPPLLCHAPPPLCPRCELCPLCRAPLAHWACPRRELHLPQVFGSKAPGDWPLSARPPPWAPPCCPSSAKCSRERSRSEWTQTQVLAEMLTKEKVMPSAPPLPAGPLNASPVLRGGAAVPNLARRLEALRDQIGTSLRRGRSQPPPR, from the exons CCGCGCGGAACCTGGAGCAGGGGCCGGAGGGGCCAGAAACGCCCATCCAGGTGGTGCTCAG GGTGCGTCCCATGAGCGCTGCCGAGCTGCGTCGAGGGGAGCAGAGCGTGCTGCACTGCTCAGGGACCCGGACTCTGCAG GTGAGCCCCCCGGGCGGGGGCCCGGACGTGGCTTTCCGCTTCGGCGCGGTGCTGGACGGAGCGAGCACCCAAGATGACGTGTTCCGTGCGTGCGGCGTGCGGCGTCTGGGCGAGCTGGCGCTGCGCGG CTTCTCCTGCACGGTCTTCACCTTCGGCCAGACCGGCTCCGGGAAGACCTACACCCTGACCGGACCTCCTCCCCAG GGAGAGGGGGTGCCTGTACCCCCCAGCCTGGCTGGCATCATGCAGAGGACCTTCACCTGGCTGTTAGACCGTGTGCAGCACCTGGATGTTCCTGTCACTCTCCATGCTTCTTACCTGGAGATCTACAATGAGCAG ATTCGGGACTTGCTGAGTCTGGGGGCTCCCCGGCCCCTCCCTGTTCGCTGGAACAAGACCCGGGGCTTCTATGTGGAGCAGCTGCGGGTGGTGGAGTTTGGGAGCCTGGGGGCCCTCATGGAACTTCTGCAAATGG GTCTTAGCCGTCGAAGGAGCTCCGCTCACACCCTGAACCAGGCCTCCAGCCGAAGCCATGCTCTGCTCACACTCTACATCAGCCACCAAACT CCCCAGCAGATGCCTCCTGTGGACGCCGGGGAACTCCCTGCCGGGGGGAAGCTGTGCTTTGTAGACCTGGCCGGCAGTGAGAAGGTGGTGGCCACAGGATCCCGTGGGGAGCTGATGCTTGAGGCCAACAGCATCAACCGCAGCCTGCTGGCCCTGG GTCACTGCATCTCGCTGCTGCTGGACCCTCAGCGGAAGCAGAGCCACATCCCCTTCCGGGACAGCAAGCTCACCAAGCTGCTGGCAGATTCGCTAGGGGGGCATGGGGTCACCCTCATG GTGGCCTGCGTGTCCCCCTCAGCCCAGTGCCTTCCCGAGACCCTCAGCACCCTGCGATATGCAAGCCGAGCTCAGCGGGTCACCACTCGGCCACAGGCCCCCAGG CCCCCCAAGGCAAAGCCGCCCCAGCACCTGGAGACTGAGCTATTGCAGCTGCAGGAGGAGAACCTTCACCTGCGGTCCCAACTGGGCCAAATGGACCCCAAGG CCTCTGGACTCAGTGGGGCCCGGGCGGCCTGGGCTCAGCGGAACCTCTACGGGATGCTGCAGGAGTTCATGCTGGAGAATGAGAGGCTCAG GAAAGAGAAGAAGCAGCTGCAGAGCAGCCGGGACCTGGCCCACGGCGAGCAGCGCATCCTGGCCCAACAGGTCCGCGAGCTGGAGCG GCGTCTCCTCTCTGCCTGCTACCTTCAGCAGTCAGGCCCCGCCCCACCATGTCCCTGTGTGATGGTGCCACCTCTCCTGTGCCAC GCCCCGCCACCCCTCTGCCCCCGCTGCGAACTCTGCCCCCTGTGCCGTGCACCGCTGGCCCACTGGGCCTGCCCACGGAGGGAACTCCACCTGCCCCAG GTGTTTGGCTCTAAGGCCCCAGGTGACTGGCCCCTGTCCGCCCGGCCCCCGCCCTGGGCACCCCCATGCTGCCCTAGCTCTGCCAAGTGCTCGAGAGAGAG GAGTCGCAGTGAGTGGACTCAGACCCAGGTTCTGGCGGAGATGCTGACCAAGGAGAAAGTGATGCCCTCTGCACCTCCCCTGCCCGCGGGGCCGCTAAACGCATCACCAGTGCTGAGAG GTGGGGCTGCAGTTCCAAACCTGGCCCGGAGACTGGAGGCCCTCAGAGACCAAATTGGCACCTCCCTGCGACGTGGCCGGAGCCAGCCACCCCCTCGCTGA